One Pyrenophora tritici-repentis strain M4 chromosome 5, whole genome shotgun sequence DNA window includes the following coding sequences:
- a CDS encoding Uup, ATPase component ABC transporter with duplicated ATPase domain protein, which translates to MAPAIVVDKAGTAPAPSQEDVSAFISSIVTAKTSHASVDAAYALTTLLQNSVGFRGLQGYGVIEEIKKSAANKKDAVRREGAMNALGAFFERLPRTQRLTEVIFLVQEAGLIPLALDLLADKTGSVKESAKYALDSLFENLSAEAKVFGLLPVLVKYLGKKSGKWQGAAFAYELIGRMADKAKMGMESLEVEKEKDVLREAMGKKLEGLIPIVEAGMHDLKSEVTKASVKTMNSLTTLLQNDDIAPRIPLLVKAIEDPSTQSLQKAIHALSQTTFVAIVTSPVLAMVTPLLERSLNTPSTSQEVTRQTVVVVENLTKLVHDPIEARAFLPKLRPGVKAVKDNASLPEVREIGQRALDVIEKAMADPDHNIESGAIARAEPADVQKVLDKELNASATLLNFPGDAEIWALTKNYISDMIAEVVTQRELQRIPKLVAPYVEPLVNPGDADKVAEAVHKYYVDEDHRKFGQPIKEDDGEVEIVNAVFSLGYGGMLLLSHTNLRLLKGHRYGLCGRNGAGKSTLMRSIASGKLEGFPPQDEVKTCFVEHNQGEDADLSILEYIVRDPRFADESRERISEVLEEVGFTAGPEGRQSHKVGSLSGGWKMKLALARAMLMRADVLLLDEPTNHLDVANVAWLGKYLKSHTEITSLIVSHDSGFLDDVCTDIYHYEQKKLVCYKGNLADFVRQKPEAKSYYTLSDSQVQFKFPPPGILTGVKSNTRSILRMTNCSYTYPGASKPSLVDASCNLSLSSRVAIIGANGAGKSTLIKMLTGETIPQEGVVEKHPNLRIGYIKQHALEHVEMHMEKTPNQYLQWRYANGDDREVLMKQTRVLTEEDKKQMDTPIDLGDGSGPRKIEALIGRAKYKKTFQYEVKWLHMLPKYNTQISRETLIEKGFSKLVQEFDDHESSREGLGYRVLEPKVISKHFEDLGMDPEIANHNEISGLSGGQKVKVVLGKYSLQLLA; encoded by the exons ATGGCTCCCGCGATAGTCGTCGACAAGGCCGGAACTGCGCCCGCGCCCTCGCAGGAGGATGTCAGCGCCTTCATCAGCAGCATCGTCACGGCCAAGACGTCGCACGCCTCGGTAGACGCCGCCTACGCCCTCACCACACTTCTCCAGAACTCGGTTGGCTTCCGCGGCCTCCAGGGCTATGGAGTCATCGAGGAGATCAAGAAATCCGCTGCCAACAAAAAGGACGCGGTGCGGAGAGAGGGCGCCATGAACGCTCTTGGCGCTTTCTTTGAGCGCCTCCCACGCACACAGCGGCTGACAGAGGTCATCTTTCTCGTCCAGGAGGCGGGTCTGATCCCTTTGGCACTCGATCTGCTTGCAGACAAGACCGGCTCCGTCAAGGAGTCCGCCAAGTATGCTCTCGACTCGCTTTTTGAGAACCTGAGCGCTGAAGCAAAGGTTTTTGGCCTCCTTCCTGTGCTTGTAAAGTACCTAGGCAAGAAGTCCGGAAAGTGGCAGGGTGCCGCTTTTGCCTATGAGCTTATCGGTCGCATGGCCGACAAGGCAAAGATGGGCATGGAAAGCCTTGAGGTCGAGAAGGAAAAAGATGTGCTGCGCGAGGCCATGGGCAAGAAGCTCGAGGGCCTCATCCCCATTGTCGAGGCTGGCATGCACGATCTCAAGTCTGAG GTCACCAAAGCATCCGTCAAGACGATGAACAGTCTCACTACTCTCCTCCAGAACGATGATATCGCGCCCCGGATACCGCTCCTCGTCAAGGCTATCGAAGATCCTTCAACACAGAGTCTGCAGAAGGCTATCCACGCCCTTTCGCAAACTACCTTCGTCGCCATCGTTACATCCCCCGTTCTGGCAATGGTCACACCTCTGCTCGAGCGCTCGCTCAACACGCCAAGTACTTCGCAAGAAGTTACCCGCCAGACAGTTGTTGTAGTCGAGAACCTGACTAAGCTTGTCCACGATCCCATTGAGGCTCGTGCTTTTTTGCCCAAGCTCCGCCCTGGTGTGAAGGCCGTCAAGGACAACGCATCCCTACCCGAAGTCCGAGAAATCGGTCAGCGTGCGTTGGACGTCATTGAGAAGGCCATGGCAGACCCAGATCATAACATTGAGAGCGGTGCGATTGCCCGCGCAGAGCCAGCAGATGTTCAGAAGGTTCTGGACAAGGAGCTCAACGCTTCTGCCACTCTCCTCAACTTCCCTGGAGATGCTGAGATCTGGGCCCTTACCAAGAACTACATCTCCGATATGATCGCAGAGGTTGTTACACAGCGTGAGCTCCAGCGCATCCCGAAACTCGTCGCACCTTACGTAGAGCCTCTGGTCAACCCTGGAGACGCCGACAAGGTCGCCGAGGCTGTACACAAATACTACGTTGACGAGGACCATCGCAAGTTTGGTCAGCCCATCAAGGAAGACGACGGAGAAGTTGAAATTGTAAACGCTGTCTTCTCTCTCGGATACGGTGGCATGTTGCTCCTCTCGCACACCAACCTCCGGCTATTGAAGGGTCACCGTTACGGTCTTTGCGGTCGCAACGGTGCCGGAAAGTCTACGCTTATGCGCAGTATCGCCAGCGGCAAACTGGAAGGATTCCCACCCCAGGATGAGGTCAAGACCTGTTTCGTCGAGCACAACCAGGGCGAAGATGCCgatctctccatcctcgaaTACATTGTTCGTGACCCACGATTTGCGGACGAGAGCAGGGAGCGCATTTCTGAGGTTTTGGAAGAGGTTGGCTTCACTGCTGGCCCAGAGGGCAGACAATCACACAAGGTCGGCTCCTTGTCTGGAGGATGGAagatgaagctggctttgGCGCGTGCCATGCTTATGCGCGCCGACGTGCTTCTTCTTGACGAACCTACTAACCACTTGGACGTTGCCAACGTGGCCTGGCTCGGAAAGTATCTCAAGTCACACACTGAGATTACCAGTCTGATCGTCTCCCACGACTCCGGTTTCCTCGACGATGTCTGCACCGACATCTACCACTATGAACAGAAGAAGCTCGTCTGCTACAAGGGTAACCTTGCCGATTTCGTCCGACAGAAGCCTGAAGCCAAGAGCTACTACACTCTCTCCGATTCTCAGGTCCAGTTCAAGTTCCCTCCCCCTGGTATCCTCACAGGTGTCAAGTCGAACACTCGCTCCATTCTTCGCATGACCAACTGCTCGTACACCTACCCCGGTGCTTCTAAGCCATCTCTCGTCGATGCCTCGTGCAACTTGTCTCTGTCGTCGCGAGTTGCCATTATCGGTGCCAACGGTGCCGGTAAGTCCACTCTCATCAAGATGCTTACTGGCGAGACCATTCCACAAGAAGGTGTCGTAGAGAAGCATCCTAACTTGCGTATTGGTTACATCAAGCAGCACGCGCTTGAGCATGTTGAGATGCATATGGAGAAGACGCCCAACCAGTACCTGCAATGGCGATACGCCAACGGCGATGATCGTGAGGTGCTCATGAAGCAGACTCGTGTCCTCACCGAAGAAGACAAGAAGCAGATGGACACGCCCATTGATCTAGGCGATGGTAGCGGCCCCCGCAAGATTGAGGCGCTCATCGGTCGTGCCAAGTACAAGAAGACGTTCCAGTACGAGGTCAAGTGGCTGCACATGCTGCCCAAGTACAACACCCAGATTTCGCGCGAAACACTCATTGAGAAGGGTTTCAGCAAGCTTGTCCAGGAATTCGACGATCATGAGTCGTCGCGTGAGGGTCTTGGTTACCGTGTTCTTGAGCCCAAGGTCATTTCCAAGCATTTTGAGGATTTGGGCATGGACCCCGAGATTGCGAACCATAACGAAATCTCTGGTCTCTCTGGAGGCCAAAAGGTCAAGGTCGTACTTGGTAAGTACTCACTGCAACTGCTTGCATAA